The Plectropomus leopardus isolate mb chromosome 15, YSFRI_Pleo_2.0, whole genome shotgun sequence genome has a segment encoding these proteins:
- the atoh7 gene encoding protein atonal homolog 7 — protein MKSRRPSCTDSGSESSEPDSKSPEKYETATRRRMAANARERKRMQGLNTAFDRLRKVVPQWGQDKKLSKYETLQMALSYIMALNRILTDARRHTAPHRQWLDLPFDCMQSESYPCLMRYDSPAEQDYIHSSFSYQFDGHQVHA, from the coding sequence ATGAAGTCTCGGCGACCCAGCTGCACCGACTCTGGATCAGAGTCCTCAGAACCAGACTCCAAGAGCCCGGAGAAGTATGAGACTGCCACGAGGCGACGGATGGCTGCCAACgccagagagaggaagaggatgcAGGGCTTGAACACAGCTTTTGATCGCTTACGTAAAGTGGTCCCCCAGTGGGGCCAGGACAAAAAACTGTCCAAGTATGAAACCCTGCAGATGGCCCTCAGCTACATCATGGCCCTCAACCGGATCCTGACGGATGCCAGGAGACACACTGCTCCTCACAGGCAGTGGCTGGACCTGCCATTTGACTGCATGCAGTCTGAGAGCTACCCGTGCCTCATGAGGTACGACTCCCCCGCTGAACAGGACTACATCCACTCGTCCTTCTCCTATCAGTTCGACGGCCATCAGGTCCACGCATAA